Proteins found in one Acipenser ruthenus chromosome 18, fAciRut3.2 maternal haplotype, whole genome shotgun sequence genomic segment:
- the LOC117424470 gene encoding EKC/KEOPS complex subunit TP53RK-like — protein sequence MDIKKENSSTRQFLSGMELLKQGAEARVYRGQFLGKAAVMKERFPRRYRHPTLDEKLTHRRTAQEVRSILRCRKAGIAAPVVYFVDYTTHCIFLEEIAGSVTVRDYIHSTSKTDTEKLHSLAERMGQILAKMHEEDVIHGDLTTSNMLLRTAMEGGSLDLVLIDFGLSYISALPEDKGVDLYVLEKAFLSTHPNTESVFETLLKSYTVSSKKSAPVIKKLDEVRLRGRKRSMVG from the exons ATGGATATCAAAAAAGAGAACAGCTCGACCCGGCAGTTCCTCAGCGGGATGGAGTTGCTAAAACAGGGGGCCGAAGCTCGGGTTTACCGGGGGCAGTTCCTGGGGAAAGCGGCGGTCATGAAGGAGAGGTTCCCCAGGCGATACAGACACCCGACCCTGGATGAAAAACTCACACACCGTAGGACGGCCCAGGAGGTCCGCTCCATACTCCGGTGCAGGAAAGCAG GTATCGCTGCTCCTGTAGTTTATTTTGTTGACTATACAACACACTGCATTTTTCTTGAAGAAATTGCAGGATCTGTTACAGTCCGTGACTACATCCACTCTACATCTAAAACAGACACGGAAAAACTTCATAGCTTAGCCGAGAGGATGGGGCAGATCCTGGCAAAGATGCATGAAGAAGACGTCATCCACGGGGATCTCACAACATCCAACATGCTTTTGAGGACTGCTATGGAGGGTGGCAGTTTGGATCTGGTGCTTATTGACTTTGGACTAAGTTACATCTCAGCTTTGCCTGAGGATAAAGGAGTGGACCTTTACGTTCTGGAAAAGGCATTCCTTAGCACCCACCCAAACACAGAGTCAGTGTTTGAAACCTTACTTAAAAGCTACACAGTCTCATCAAAGAAGTCTGCACCTGTGATTAAAAAACTGGATGAAGTGAGACTGAGAGGAAGGAAAAGATCAATGGTGGGCTGA